The proteins below are encoded in one region of Nitrospira lenta:
- a CDS encoding glycosyltransferase family 4 protein, producing MSDKPKLLIIGPTPPPFHGVSVAVQTLLQSKLMEAYDVTHLELADRRGIGHVNQPDLQDVWLFLGQWARLLRLLMRTRPQVVYLVLSQTTVGFLRDSFFLWPAWLFGARVVVHLHSGALQAWYRSRSLPMRGYARVVLARVTKAIVLGDQLRSEFDGLLPADRIAVVPNGVECVDEWIDRAPPVSSQPWRILHLNTLNRMKGTLVLLAAIPAVLRSRQDVEFILAGPWSHEDHRAEAERYIAQHGLGRYVTFTGQVSGDEKRSLLRSADLFVFPGIQREGQPFVVLEAMAAGLPIIFTNQGCLRETVVHGDSGLEVQCNDPDDLARQLLWLMERPDECLRLGKAARRRCQAVFSRDGHIEQMLHLFQDVLTDASTHRRPSISASQPR from the coding sequence ATGTCTGACAAGCCGAAGCTGCTGATCATCGGTCCGACCCCGCCGCCGTTTCATGGCGTGTCGGTCGCCGTGCAGACGCTCCTACAGTCGAAGCTCATGGAGGCGTACGATGTGACCCACCTGGAGCTTGCCGACCGCCGGGGGATCGGCCATGTGAATCAACCGGATCTCCAGGATGTCTGGTTGTTTCTTGGGCAATGGGCGCGGCTCCTTCGTCTCCTGATGCGCACCCGGCCGCAGGTCGTCTATCTCGTCCTCTCTCAAACGACAGTGGGGTTTTTGCGGGACAGTTTCTTTCTCTGGCCGGCGTGGTTGTTCGGGGCTCGCGTGGTCGTCCATTTGCACAGCGGCGCATTGCAGGCGTGGTATCGAAGCCGGTCGCTTCCGATGCGAGGCTACGCGCGAGTGGTGCTGGCGCGAGTGACGAAGGCGATTGTCCTGGGAGACCAGCTGCGATCAGAATTCGACGGGCTGCTGCCTGCGGACCGGATTGCCGTCGTTCCCAACGGTGTGGAGTGCGTCGATGAGTGGATCGACCGGGCGCCGCCGGTGTCTTCTCAGCCATGGCGTATTCTGCACCTCAACACCCTGAATCGCATGAAAGGCACGCTGGTACTGCTGGCCGCGATTCCCGCCGTTCTGCGTTCCCGCCAGGATGTGGAATTCATATTGGCCGGTCCCTGGTCACACGAAGACCATCGCGCAGAAGCTGAACGATATATCGCGCAGCACGGGTTGGGGCGGTATGTCACCTTCACCGGACAAGTGTCCGGTGATGAGAAGCGGAGCCTGTTGCGGTCCGCCGATCTCTTCGTCTTTCCCGGCATTCAGCGAGAGGGGCAGCCGTTCGTGGTATTGGAAGCCATGGCCGCCGGACTTCCTATCATCTTCACGAATCAGGGCTGTTTGCGGGAGACGGTGGTGCATGGAGACAGCGGTCTCGAAGTTCAGTGTAACGATCCCGACGATCTCGCCCGGCAATTGCTCTGGCTCATGGAACGCCCGGACGAATGTCTCCGACTCGGAAAGGCCGCCCGGCGCCGCTGTCAGGCTGTCTTTTCAAGAGATGGGCACATCGAACAGATGCTCCACCTGTTTCAAGATGTTTTGACCGACGCGTCGACGCATCGGCGACCCTCAATCAGCGCTTCTCAACCCCGCTAG
- a CDS encoding glycosyltransferase family 4 protein — MKLAIVTNILTPYRIPLFAAMAGQVDRLTVLLMAEREENRQWELGAIPFEVQVLPGFHLRPRRADVSIHLNYGVIRALRRLNPDVVLSGGFAAANVAAFVYCRLFGKKYVAWTHLTLQDGAESSRLRRWIRHFVIGSAHGSIAESSVAREAFVHYGAPPRRVLRAVMPFDVSRIHEQTDAVRRSSGYQAFRSRYPGVVLLSIGQLIARKGCREMLEIYRRTAQVRPDVSLVMLGDGPERASLERMVDEQRIPHVFFEGYVQSEDLPQYLACADLFVFHTLYDAFGLVLSEAMAASLPVVSSVHAAATRDLIKEGVTGVSIDPHAAAASAETIVKLLDLPRRDLVGMGRAGYEHVRAFDAVPSAARIVEFMRSLMGRSDWLPMVEGQEGNP; from the coding sequence ATGAAGCTCGCAATCGTCACGAATATTCTGACCCCCTATCGTATCCCGCTGTTTGCGGCGATGGCCGGGCAGGTGGACCGGCTGACGGTTCTCTTGATGGCTGAGCGGGAAGAAAATCGTCAATGGGAGCTGGGGGCGATCCCGTTCGAGGTGCAGGTGCTGCCTGGATTTCACCTTCGACCGCGCCGGGCCGATGTCTCGATTCATCTCAATTATGGAGTGATTCGGGCACTGCGGCGGCTGAATCCAGACGTGGTGCTGAGCGGAGGATTTGCCGCGGCGAATGTGGCGGCGTTCGTCTACTGCCGGCTGTTTGGAAAGAAGTATGTGGCCTGGACGCATCTGACGTTGCAGGATGGCGCCGAGTCGTCTCGCCTCCGGCGGTGGATCAGGCATTTCGTGATCGGGTCGGCTCACGGATCGATTGCGGAATCTTCGGTAGCGCGCGAGGCGTTTGTGCATTACGGGGCGCCGCCGCGCCGGGTCTTGCGGGCGGTCATGCCATTTGATGTGTCGAGGATTCATGAACAAACGGACGCCGTCAGGCGGAGTTCCGGCTATCAGGCCTTCCGGAGCCGCTATCCCGGCGTGGTTCTGCTGTCCATCGGCCAGCTCATTGCCCGGAAGGGCTGCCGGGAAATGCTGGAGATCTATCGCCGGACTGCACAGGTTCGTCCGGACGTCAGTCTGGTGATGCTCGGCGATGGGCCGGAACGGGCTTCGTTGGAACGGATGGTTGATGAACAGCGCATTCCCCATGTGTTTTTTGAAGGGTACGTGCAGTCCGAAGACCTCCCGCAGTATCTCGCCTGTGCGGATCTGTTCGTGTTTCATACCTTGTACGATGCGTTCGGACTGGTACTCAGCGAAGCCATGGCCGCAAGCCTGCCGGTCGTATCGTCCGTGCATGCCGCCGCCACGCGCGATCTGATCAAGGAGGGAGTGACGGGGGTGTCGATTGATCCGCATGCCGCAGCCGCGTCGGCGGAGACCATCGTCAAACTGCTCGATCTTCCTCGCCGCGATCTCGTCGGCATGGGCCGCGCCGGATACGAACATGTGCGGGCCTTCGATGCGGTGCCGTCCGCCGCTCGTATCGTGGAGTTCATGCGAAGCCTCATGGGTCGATCCGATTGGCTTCCGATGGTAGAAGGCCAGGAGGGAAATCCGTGA
- a CDS encoding lipopolysaccharide biosynthesis protein: MNVSALQQQLFHGSMAGLLRVALAIPVYLVLTPAVLHALGPEQFGIWTFSTLVISLMNMTDFGLKDSLVYHVATHREQPDEVRRCFSVTLWGYVAIALLLVMGTAAWGATAFPALLNVPASLQEAAVFVLWVTIAGLVWRLLALPYQAVVEGYQELFRSQLIFLAWLGVHFATTLIALAVDPTVYGLGWAGLCGNVFIFGAFFWTVRRRFPHITLRWYGLFNESVRSMAGFGLGIQVAAICIALREPMYKVLIARSSDLASVASFDIAYKICTQLMSVVTMPLLGLFGAAALLAGRHQDLADLLRPLIGWTLGALLPGAIGVALFAEPVMQRWLGRSDLASGLVLPVMCAGFAVYYATEALYKTIEGSGRSWYSAAVQVAVLLVQGGVFWLLAPGQPQAAAWSLAAGYGLFSLSNLFMFRFLFPEIRVLSGRQWAALFAPSCMYVIGIRMFPLSDDPWLFGSYVLVHLAVLVTAGIIDVDAIRRRLAVAGTGARWAFQAVNRGAK, encoded by the coding sequence ATGAATGTATCGGCCCTCCAGCAGCAGTTATTTCATGGATCGATGGCGGGCCTGTTGCGGGTCGCCCTGGCGATCCCGGTCTATCTGGTGCTCACGCCGGCGGTACTGCATGCCTTGGGTCCGGAACAGTTCGGCATCTGGACGTTCAGCACGCTGGTCATCAGTTTGATGAACATGACAGATTTCGGTCTCAAAGATAGCCTGGTCTATCACGTCGCGACGCATCGTGAGCAGCCGGACGAGGTTCGGCGGTGCTTCTCCGTCACGCTCTGGGGCTATGTTGCCATCGCGTTGTTGCTGGTGATGGGAACGGCGGCATGGGGGGCGACGGCGTTTCCGGCCCTGCTCAACGTCCCGGCGTCTCTCCAGGAGGCCGCCGTCTTCGTCTTGTGGGTGACGATCGCCGGATTGGTCTGGCGCCTCCTTGCGTTGCCGTATCAGGCGGTCGTCGAAGGGTATCAGGAGCTCTTCCGATCCCAACTGATTTTTTTGGCGTGGTTGGGCGTGCATTTCGCCACGACGCTGATTGCGCTCGCTGTCGATCCGACGGTGTACGGGCTTGGATGGGCTGGCCTCTGTGGGAATGTGTTTATTTTTGGAGCGTTCTTCTGGACGGTCCGACGACGGTTTCCGCATATCACCCTCCGCTGGTACGGATTGTTCAACGAGTCTGTGCGTTCCATGGCGGGATTCGGTCTGGGCATACAGGTCGCCGCAATCTGTATCGCGCTGCGCGAGCCGATGTACAAAGTCCTGATCGCGCGATCCTCCGACTTGGCATCAGTGGCGAGCTTCGATATTGCGTACAAGATATGTACGCAACTGATGTCGGTTGTGACGATGCCGCTCCTCGGTCTTTTCGGCGCGGCAGCTTTGCTGGCGGGACGGCATCAGGATCTCGCCGACCTGCTGCGTCCGCTGATCGGCTGGACCCTCGGGGCGTTGTTGCCCGGCGCGATCGGAGTCGCATTATTCGCCGAGCCGGTGATGCAGCGCTGGTTGGGCAGGAGCGACCTTGCTTCCGGGTTGGTGCTTCCGGTGATGTGTGCCGGGTTCGCCGTGTACTACGCGACGGAGGCGCTCTATAAAACAATCGAAGGATCCGGGCGGTCGTGGTATAGCGCCGCCGTCCAGGTCGCAGTCTTGCTCGTCCAGGGCGGCGTGTTCTGGCTGCTGGCCCCCGGCCAGCCTCAAGCAGCTGCCTGGTCGCTGGCGGCAGGCTATGGGCTCTTCTCTCTCTCTAACCTCTTCATGTTTCGATTCCTGTTCCCGGAGATTCGGGTGCTCAGTGGTCGGCAATGGGCGGCGTTGTTCGCACCCTCCTGTATGTACGTGATCGGCATCAGAATGTTTCCGCTGAGCGACGATCCATGGCTGTTCGGCAGCTATGTTCTGGTGCATCTGGCGGTGTTGGTCACGGCCGGGATTATCGACGTTGACGCAATCCGGAGACGGCTGGCGGTAGCCGGAACCGGCGCGCGATGGGCGTTCCAGGCCGTGAATAGGGGGGCGAAATGA
- a CDS encoding glycosyltransferase family 4 protein, which produces MLTMLHIVEVMTPFGGVPVKLLRLAEAVDPERGRLVFIVFQPAALDEVVSRLGSPVRQVGSVSPVRIVRALDRAIEEERPDVVCSHHTRGLITGYLAAKRHGLPLIHHEHSSAHYRQGIGRLAAQAIMPRVDRVICNSLYTLRTIQAAYPGIAGRLCHLHDPVVERLATTPAHAIRTELGLSETDLVIGHIGGLIPERDQSSLILAIDLLRRSNPHVKLVLVGDGPERARLEALVRTRHLEALVRFAGYRDPGDLLGVMDLYVNPCVDEGFGIAVVEAMLAGLPVVIAEAGSHPELIVDGECGLLYEPGNAVDLAARLQWLIDRPADARGMGARARLHAQREFATGRFMTGYLNLMQPVACDLEPRLQ; this is translated from the coding sequence ATGCTGACGATGCTGCACATAGTGGAAGTCATGACGCCCTTCGGCGGTGTGCCGGTCAAGCTGCTCCGTCTTGCGGAAGCGGTTGACCCGGAGCGGGGCCGGTTGGTCTTCATCGTGTTTCAGCCGGCGGCGTTGGACGAGGTCGTCAGTCGATTGGGTTCGCCTGTCCGTCAAGTCGGCTCGGTTTCGCCGGTGCGCATTGTCCGGGCGCTCGACCGGGCCATCGAAGAGGAGCGGCCGGATGTGGTGTGTTCGCATCATACCCGCGGATTGATTACGGGCTATCTCGCGGCCAAACGGCACGGCCTTCCGCTCATTCATCATGAACACAGCAGCGCGCACTATCGCCAGGGCATCGGGCGGCTTGCGGCCCAGGCTATCATGCCCCGGGTCGACCGGGTCATTTGTAATTCACTCTATACACTGCGCACGATTCAAGCGGCCTATCCCGGCATTGCCGGCCGGCTCTGCCATCTCCATGACCCTGTGGTAGAACGCCTGGCAACCACGCCTGCGCACGCGATTCGAACAGAACTCGGCCTCAGCGAGACCGATCTGGTCATCGGACATATCGGCGGGCTGATTCCGGAGCGCGATCAGTCGTCGTTGATTCTGGCGATCGACCTCCTGAGACGATCCAACCCTCACGTCAAATTGGTGCTGGTCGGCGACGGGCCTGAGCGCGCACGGCTGGAGGCGCTCGTGCGAACGCGGCATCTGGAGGCGCTGGTGCGATTCGCCGGGTATCGGGATCCTGGGGATTTGCTTGGAGTGATGGATCTCTATGTCAATCCCTGCGTCGACGAAGGATTCGGCATCGCGGTCGTCGAGGCGATGCTCGCGGGGCTTCCGGTCGTGATCGCCGAGGCCGGCTCCCATCCCGAATTGATCGTCGACGGAGAGTGCGGATTATTATATGAGCCGGGCAACGCCGTGGATCTTGCCGCACGGCTGCAATGGCTGATCGACCGGCCAGCCGATGCACGCGGTATGGGTGCGCGCGCGCGGCTGCATGCGCAACGGGAGTTTGCGACGGGCCGGTTCATGACCGGCTATCTGAACCTCATGCAGCCGGTTGCCTGCGACCTCGAACCTAGACTTCAATGA
- a CDS encoding glycoside hydrolase family 10 protein, whose translation MAGKRAILDETFQFWTTREAADRTLSRIKEAGFNVYIPVVWYGAGTTWPSRLAPWDRALTAQAATGFDPLRYVIEKAHALGIEVHPWFTVVLRRSDLFPEFALQGVLEGGKLGIFDIHNPRFRAWITDLIVEVVNNYDVDGVNLDYIRAMGMCRTATCGDEYHARYQRDLEKDALLFRVAPRMVPSLIEYQESAVTGLVRKIGEAVRAVKPRVLISADAYPDLTDYLNGQNSVEWVNRGYIDVLFRMDYDKSINGPGTEAVRSRLKNPDRLTIIAGNYDLVQDGALPRSGRWLLDTFHGIASRWPQSGVALYLYNQLSDEQVEALKLFDRRRPADDLGAPRDVPIR comes from the coding sequence ATGGCCGGAAAGCGCGCGATCCTGGATGAAACGTTTCAATTCTGGACGACCCGCGAAGCCGCCGATCGCACCTTGAGTCGCATCAAAGAGGCCGGATTCAATGTGTATATTCCGGTCGTGTGGTATGGCGCAGGCACGACGTGGCCCTCCCGATTGGCTCCATGGGATCGCGCGCTGACGGCGCAGGCGGCGACGGGCTTCGATCCGCTTCGCTATGTGATCGAGAAAGCGCATGCACTGGGGATCGAAGTGCATCCGTGGTTCACCGTCGTCCTCCGCCGGTCCGACCTGTTCCCGGAGTTTGCGCTGCAGGGGGTGCTGGAGGGTGGCAAGCTCGGCATCTTCGATATTCATAATCCCCGGTTCCGCGCGTGGATCACAGATCTGATCGTCGAGGTCGTGAACAACTACGATGTCGACGGCGTCAACCTCGACTATATCCGTGCCATGGGCATGTGTCGTACGGCGACATGTGGGGACGAATATCACGCCCGGTATCAGCGGGATCTCGAAAAGGACGCGCTATTGTTTCGAGTGGCGCCTCGAATGGTTCCATCGCTGATCGAATATCAAGAATCGGCCGTCACCGGCCTGGTTCGGAAGATCGGCGAGGCGGTGCGGGCCGTCAAGCCGCGCGTGCTCATCAGCGCCGATGCCTATCCGGATCTGACGGATTATCTCAACGGACAGAACAGTGTGGAGTGGGTGAATCGCGGGTATATCGACGTCCTGTTCCGCATGGACTACGACAAATCCATCAACGGTCCCGGCACGGAGGCGGTCCGGTCGCGCCTCAAGAATCCGGACCGGTTGACGATTATTGCCGGCAACTACGATCTCGTTCAAGACGGCGCGTTGCCGCGGTCCGGACGATGGCTCCTAGACACCTTCCATGGGATTGCGTCCCGTTGGCCTCAATCCGGTGTGGCGTTGTATCTCTACAATCAACTGTCCGACGAGCAGGTCGAGGCCTTGAAGTTATTCGATCGGCGCAGGCCGGCCGATGATCTGGGCGCGCCGAGGGATGTCCCAATCCGCTGA
- a CDS encoding O-antigen ligase family protein, whose product MLIAFALLIVALLAKDATPLGDRFVLRALSEGTALVVGGGWLALSGGRIFNRWHLVLGLYFAALVFAIPQVASPWFVSLQVLALAAILLFALAFLDAAKLDVRQPLLVARTMLIALTVVCLVSLLLRVWYPAFTFEQTFEGPRFRGVFSKPAMMGAASGLLLGLCLFVPWHWSIRAVGIAASLPCLFLTGSRTFWVAAVVSMGAMGIRYVRWSRTFVPMVAALIVAVLCLGIVVGTQVTSEQRAKIFRQGSLENLSGRTAMWTQALERYWEHPWLGYGFTAGGVVLSESGWRGTGSASSNSPSQGAVTLHNGYVQALLDSGGIGAALYVAVIVSALLCFLRYDGAKQYAAEFYCLLFLAIANLGETVIFGAAVLHGVWFWYVTVLALTLPSLASPVSSPVQADSLNRETPLEVETERVSSPATPEPRRFPLVQSREAWR is encoded by the coding sequence ATGCTCATCGCGTTTGCGCTACTGATTGTGGCTCTGTTGGCAAAGGATGCCACGCCGCTTGGAGACCGATTCGTGCTCCGCGCCTTGTCCGAAGGGACGGCGTTAGTTGTCGGCGGAGGATGGCTTGCTTTATCCGGCGGCCGTATCTTCAACCGGTGGCATCTGGTGCTGGGGCTGTATTTCGCCGCCTTGGTATTTGCCATTCCCCAAGTCGCGAGTCCGTGGTTTGTCTCCTTGCAAGTGCTGGCGTTGGCCGCGATTCTTCTGTTCGCATTGGCCTTTCTGGATGCGGCAAAACTGGATGTTCGGCAACCCCTCTTAGTGGCCCGGACCATGCTCATTGCCCTGACCGTGGTGTGTCTTGTCAGCCTGTTGTTGCGGGTGTGGTATCCGGCTTTTACGTTTGAACAGACGTTCGAAGGGCCTCGCTTTCGGGGCGTGTTTAGCAAGCCGGCGATGATGGGCGCCGCCTCCGGACTCCTGCTCGGACTCTGCCTGTTTGTCCCGTGGCATTGGAGCATACGAGCGGTCGGCATCGCAGCAAGTCTTCCCTGTCTCTTTCTGACCGGCTCGCGAACCTTCTGGGTCGCGGCCGTCGTCAGTATGGGTGCGATGGGAATTCGGTATGTGCGCTGGAGCCGGACATTCGTGCCGATGGTTGCCGCGCTGATTGTGGCGGTCCTCTGCCTGGGGATCGTCGTCGGCACGCAGGTGACGTCGGAGCAGCGGGCCAAGATATTCAGGCAGGGTTCGCTTGAAAATCTCTCGGGCCGTACTGCGATGTGGACTCAGGCGCTTGAACGGTACTGGGAGCATCCATGGCTGGGCTACGGGTTCACGGCCGGCGGGGTGGTGCTCAGTGAAAGCGGATGGAGGGGGACGGGGAGCGCATCGTCCAACTCACCGTCCCAGGGCGCGGTCACTCTTCACAATGGATACGTACAGGCCCTCTTGGACTCAGGAGGAATTGGCGCGGCGTTGTATGTGGCGGTGATTGTCTCTGCGCTGCTGTGTTTTCTCCGGTACGACGGCGCGAAACAATATGCCGCTGAGTTCTATTGCCTCCTGTTTCTGGCCATCGCCAACCTCGGCGAAACCGTGATCTTTGGCGCGGCGGTGCTGCACGGAGTGTGGTTTTGGTATGTCACGGTGCTAGCGCTCACGCTTCCTTCCCTGGCATCGCCAGTCTCTTCGCCAGTACAAGCAGACTCTCTCAACAGAGAGACCCCACTGGAAGTGGAGACGGAGCGGGTCTCTTCGCCAGCGACTCCGGAGCCCAGACGCTTTCCGCTGGTGCAGTCGAGAGAGGCGTGGCGGTGA
- a CDS encoding pirin family protein: protein MIRFRDRGARGRHQSGPIDAQHSFSFADYHDPKHMGFRDLRVLNEDRIVPGAGLAEHAHHDMEIVTIVLKGAVEHRDDLGNTAVIRAGEVQCMSAGTGIRHSERNPSPIEPTHVLQIWIIPAETGGAPSYAQKSFASDETRNRWITIVSSDGQDGSLTLRQNASMEMVRLDEGVVLERELDPGRGYWVQIVAGIIGLNGTEMREGDGAAITLEKMLSIEADTGAEILLIDLP, encoded by the coding sequence ATGATCCGTTTCAGGGATCGCGGCGCGCGCGGTCGGCACCAGAGCGGGCCAATCGATGCCCAGCACAGCTTTTCGTTCGCCGACTATCATGATCCCAAGCATATGGGATTTCGCGACCTCAGGGTGCTCAACGAGGACCGCATCGTCCCCGGCGCGGGCCTGGCCGAACATGCCCATCACGATATGGAGATCGTGACCATCGTCCTGAAAGGCGCGGTCGAGCATCGTGACGACCTTGGCAACACCGCGGTGATCCGTGCGGGCGAGGTGCAGTGCATGAGCGCCGGCACGGGCATTCGCCATAGCGAACGCAATCCAAGCCCCATCGAGCCGACCCACGTGCTCCAGATATGGATCATTCCCGCCGAGACGGGCGGCGCGCCGTCCTATGCGCAGAAATCCTTCGCCTCTGACGAGACGCGCAACCGCTGGATTACCATCGTGAGCAGCGACGGGCAAGACGGGTCGTTAACGCTGCGGCAAAATGCGTCGATGGAGATGGTGCGGCTTGACGAGGGCGTTGTTCTTGAGCGCGAGCTTGACCCGGGCCGCGGCTATTGGGTCCAGATCGTTGCGGGGATCATCGGTCTCAACGGAACCGAAATGCGCGAAGGCGATGGCGCCGCAATCACGTTGGAGAAAATGCTTTCAATCGAGGCAGACACCGGTGCGGAGATACTGTTGATCGACTTGCCCTGA
- a CDS encoding ester cyclase — protein MRSGFTSPAFQLYRIEDGRLAEHWDVADFATLMRQLQE, from the coding sequence ATGCGCTCAGGCTTTACATCGCCGGCTTTTCAGCTTTACCGGATTGAAGACGGGCGTCTCGCCGAGCATTGGGATGTCGCAGATTTCGCGACGCTGATGCGGCAACTCCAGGAGTGA
- a CDS encoding Lrp/AsnC ligand binding domain-containing protein yields MPRKPKSTAASSTRATSVLTPPQGVRYGEPQPGPPAIPFTIHAPSAGAPLMSDRAYIMINVNPGLTSSVVKALGQIKAIRTIDPCWGKPDIIVVADVADQDALTQLVLSKIHGIEGVTQTDTHLVYRTPESNAK; encoded by the coding sequence ATGCCACGAAAACCCAAATCCACCGCCGCTTCATCCACCCGCGCGACGTCCGTATTGACACCGCCGCAGGGAGTTCGCTACGGTGAGCCGCAGCCAGGTCCACCGGCTATCCCCTTTACGATTCACGCGCCGAGTGCGGGAGCGCCCTTGATGTCCGACCGGGCTTACATCATGATCAATGTGAATCCCGGCCTGACCTCCAGTGTCGTCAAAGCACTTGGGCAGATCAAAGCAATCAGGACGATTGACCCCTGTTGGGGCAAGCCGGACATCATTGTCGTCGCCGATGTGGCTGATCAGGATGCGCTGACGCAACTGGTTCTAAGCAAGATTCATGGCATTGAAGGCGTGACGCAAACCGATACCCATCTCGTCTACCGCACACCGGAAAGCAACGCAAAATGA
- a CDS encoding sigma-54-dependent transcriptional regulator → MPAAKILVIDDDAVARELLADALKKDGHEVESFSNGTDALVRGQQTVFDLVLTDIRMGTVDGLTVLREFKRFSPDTSIVLLTAFGSLEGAIEGIKQGAFDYLAKPFRKEEVKLVVQRALDHCKLVRENKRFRVELKEKEEWSPLVGSSPAMLDVYKLVARVSESRSTVLLQGESGTGKELIARAIHANSPRRDKPFIPVNCGALPDTLLESEMFGHEKGAFTGAVGLKAGLFEAATGGTLFLDEIGELGPALQVKLLRVMQDQEVRRVGGTASVKVDVRIIAATNRDLEQLVKEDKFRDDLFYRLNVVRITLPSLVDRKEDIPMLVHHFLQKYVGGTPSGVRGFLPETMARLKEYRWPGNVRELENAVERAVSLSHGPLVTPDDLPESIRTAAPLDAKAALLSEEDEVCLTLEEVEKRHLIRVLKEMKGNKVKAAKILGIDRRTLYRMAERFGLDLGDDPEAGDKEPAEKL, encoded by the coding sequence ATGCCGGCAGCAAAGATTCTCGTGATTGATGACGACGCCGTGGCCCGCGAACTGCTGGCCGATGCCTTGAAGAAAGACGGGCATGAGGTGGAGTCTTTTTCCAACGGGACGGATGCGCTGGTCCGCGGGCAACAGACGGTATTCGACCTGGTGCTCACAGATATTCGCATGGGAACCGTGGATGGGCTGACCGTGTTGCGGGAGTTCAAGCGGTTTAGTCCGGATACCTCCATCGTTCTCCTCACGGCGTTTGGGTCATTGGAGGGGGCGATCGAGGGAATTAAACAGGGGGCGTTCGATTATCTGGCTAAGCCGTTCCGGAAGGAAGAGGTCAAGCTGGTTGTGCAGCGCGCGCTTGATCATTGTAAATTAGTGAGAGAAAACAAGCGCTTCAGGGTTGAACTGAAAGAAAAGGAAGAATGGTCTCCGTTGGTCGGGAGCAGCCCGGCGATGCTGGATGTGTACAAGCTAGTCGCGCGAGTGTCGGAGAGCCGGAGTACGGTGCTGTTGCAGGGGGAGAGCGGGACAGGGAAAGAGCTGATCGCCCGGGCGATTCATGCCAATAGTCCGCGTCGCGACAAGCCGTTTATTCCGGTGAATTGCGGCGCCTTGCCCGATACGCTGCTGGAGTCCGAGATGTTTGGCCATGAGAAGGGAGCCTTCACCGGCGCAGTGGGGTTGAAGGCCGGATTGTTCGAGGCGGCAACGGGGGGGACACTGTTTCTCGACGAGATCGGCGAACTGGGCCCGGCGCTTCAGGTAAAGCTGCTGCGGGTGATGCAGGATCAGGAAGTTCGGCGCGTGGGAGGGACCGCATCCGTCAAAGTCGATGTGCGCATCATTGCCGCGACGAATCGCGACCTGGAACAGTTGGTCAAGGAAGATAAGTTTCGGGACGATCTCTTCTACCGCTTGAACGTGGTGCGGATTACGCTGCCCTCGCTGGTGGATCGCAAGGAAGACATTCCGATGCTGGTCCATCATTTTCTCCAGAAGTATGTCGGCGGGACGCCGTCTGGGGTGCGCGGATTTCTTCCGGAAACAATGGCGCGGCTCAAGGAGTATCGGTGGCCGGGCAACGTACGAGAGTTGGAGAATGCGGTAGAGCGTGCGGTGTCGTTGAGCCATGGTCCATTAGTCACACCGGACGATTTGCCGGAAAGTATCCGGACTGCCGCACCGCTGGATGCGAAAGCCGCTTTGCTGTCTGAAGAGGATGAGGTTTGTCTGACGCTCGAAGAAGTGGAGAAACGGCATCTGATCCGCGTGCTGAAGGAAATGAAGGGGAACAAGGTAAAAGCGGCGAAGATCTTGGGCATTGACCGTCGGACCCTGTATCGGATGGCCGAGCGGTTCGGACTTGATTTGGGAGACGATCCTGAAGCCGGGGACAAAGAGCCGGCAGAGAAGTTATAG